One genomic window of Salvelinus alpinus chromosome 9, SLU_Salpinus.1, whole genome shotgun sequence includes the following:
- the six1a gene encoding homeobox protein six1a, translating to MSILPSFGFTQEQVACVCEVLQQGGNLERLGRFLWSLPACDHLHKNESVLKAKAVVAFHRGNFRELYKILESHQFSPHNHPKLQQLWLKAHYVEAEKLRGRPLGAVGKYRVRRKFPLPRTIWDGEETSYCFKEKSRGVLREWYTHNPYPSPREKRELAEATGLTTTQVSNWFKNRRQRDRAAEAKERENSENNNSGNNKQNQLSPLDGGKSLMSSSEDEFSPPQSPDQNSLLLLQGNMSHPGVSSYPMTGLGGAQPLHGMHGHPHQLQDSLLGPLTSSLVDLGS from the exons ATGTCAATACTACCTTCGTTTGGGTTTACCCAGGAGCAAGTCGCCTGCGTCTGCGAGGTCCTGCAACAAGGAGGGAACCTGGAGAGGCTCGGTCGTTTTCTCTGGTCTCTCCCAGCGTGTGACCACCTCCACAAGAATGAAAGTGTACTGAAAGCAAAGGCGGTGGTCGCCTTCCACAGAGGGAACTTCAGAGAGCTCTATAAGATCCTGGAGAGCCACCAGTTTTCCCCGCACAACCATCCCAAGCTGCAGCAGCTGTGGCTGAAAGCGCACTACGTGGAGGCGGAAAAATTGCGCGGCCGACCGCTTGGAGCCGTGGGGAAGTATAGGGTCCGCAGGAAATTCCCTCTGCCCCGCACGATCTGGGACGGCGAGGAGACCAGCTATTGCTTTAAGGAGAAGTCCAGGGGTGTTCTTAGAGAGTGGTACACGCATAACCCCTATCCCTCCCCGCGAGAGAAAAGGGAGCTGGCCGAGGCCACGGGACTGACCACTACGCAGGTCAGCAATTGGTTCAAAAACAGACGCCAGAGAGACAGAGCCGCAGAAGCTAAAGAAAG AGAGAACAGCGAAAACAATAATTCTGGCAACAACAAACAGAACCAGCTGTCTCCCCTCGACGGCGGCAAGTCGCTCATGTCCAGCTCGGAAGATGAGTTCTctccaccacaaagccctgatcaGAACTCTTTGCTTTTGCTCCAGGGAAATATGAGTCACCCCGGCGTCTCCTCTTACCCTATGACCGGCCTCGGTGGCGCACAGCCGCTGCATGGAATGCACGGACACCCGCACCAACTCCAAGACTCGTTGCTGGGACCTCTAACATCGAGCCTTGTGGATCTAGGCTCCTAA